Proteins found in one Oncorhynchus tshawytscha isolate Ot180627B linkage group LG25, Otsh_v2.0, whole genome shotgun sequence genomic segment:
- the LOC112224183 gene encoding gamma-crystallin M2-like produces the protein MGKIIFYEDKNFQGRHYECSSDCAEMHNHFSRCNSIKVDSGCWVAYEKPNYTGYQYMLNKGEYPDYQRWAGFNDCIRSCRMVPPYHGNYRMKIYERSDFGGQNMEVMEDCPDLHERFHSRDISSANVIEGYWILHEHPHYRGRQYFLRPGEYRRHSEWGSSSPSIGSLRRVTEIP, from the exons ATGGGAAAG aTAATCTTCTACGAGGACAAGAACTTCCAGGGCCGGCACTATGAGTGCAGCAGCGACTGTGCTGAGATGCACAACCACTTCAGCCGCTGTAACTCCATAAAGGTGGACAGTGGCTGTTGGGTGGCCTACGAGAAGCCCAACTACACTGGCTACCAATACATGCTGAACAAGGGCGAGTACCCTGACTACCAGCGATGGGCTGGCTTCAACGACTGCATCCGCTCCTGCCGTATGGTGCCCCCT TATCATGGAAACTATAGGATGAAGATCTACGAGCGCTCTGACTTCGGTGGTCAGAACATGGAGGTGATGGAGGACTGCCCCGACCTTCACGAGCGCTTCCACAGCCGAGACATCTCCTCCGCCAATGTCATAGAGGGTTACTGGATCCTCCACGAGCACCCCCACTACAGGGGTCGTCAGTACTTCCTTCGTCCTGGCGAGTACAGGAGGCACAGCGAGTGGGGAAGCTCCAGCCCCAGCATCGGCTCCCTGAGACGGGTCACCGAGATCCCCTGA
- the LOC112223976 gene encoding gamma-crystallin M2-like, whose product MTLLEATVPPSSPPTMGKIIFYEGHNFQGRHYECNSDCADTFRHFNSCNSIRVTGGHWVAYEKSNFNGYQYILNQGEYPDYHHWMGFNNCIRSCQMFPPYRGAYRMRIYNRPEMSGHMMEFMDDCPNVYERFRHRDIFSSNVMEGYWVFYEHPNYRGRQYFLRPGEYRACSDWGCHNPMVGSFRRMRSGL is encoded by the exons CCAACCATGGGAAAG ATTATCTTTTACGAAGGCCACAACTTCCAGGGCCGTCATTATGAGTGCAACAGCGATTGTGCCGACACCTTCAGGCACTTCAACTCCTGTAACTCTATCAGGGTGACCGGCGGTCACTGGGTGGCCTACGAGAAGTCCAACTTCAACGGCTACCAGTACATCCTGAACCAGGGCGAGTACCCAGACTACCACCACTGGATGGGCTTCAACAACTGCATCCGTTCCTGCCAGATGTTCCCCCCC TACAGAGGAGCCTACAGGATGAGGATCTACAACAGGCCCGAGATGTCTGGTCACATGATGGAGTTCATGGATGACTGCCCCAACGTATACGAGCGTTTCCGCCACCGTGACATCTTCTCCTCCAATGTCATGGAAGGCTACTGGGTGTTCTATGAGCACCCCAACTACAGGGGTCGTCAGTATTTCCTCCGCCCCGGCGAGTACAGGGCTTGCAGCGATTGGGGCTGCCACAACCCCATGGTGGGCTCCTTCAGGAGAATGAGGAGTGGCCTGTAA